A part of Desulfomicrobium baculatum DSM 4028 genomic DNA contains:
- the larC gene encoding nickel pincer cofactor biosynthesis protein LarC translates to MPELHLDCPAGIAGDMFLAAMADLGVDLAPLRAAFAKAEVDVEITALDAQDKGIRGKRLEILAPHAQPMRHLAELTAIVRALPFSERVRERSEDALIRLAEVEAGVHGCAVADVHFHEVGAVDTLVDVVGGFWALETLGIRRVTCSRLPWFSGTVRCAHGLMPLPAPATTVLLQGKPVYPTQFEGELITPTGALLLDRMVDEFTSGPAGHLERTGLGLGTMELPTVNGLRLLLLAGDGPGLERIMVLETNVDHLTGEEIGGVFGVLLDAGALDVLFLPGVMKKNRPGGLLQVLCKPEDLARIRDLTFAQTMTLGLRMTETTRAVLPRAASVRATPWGEVNAKETEIEGQRYARPEFEALQALAKRTGRSVAQLRYLLGEE, encoded by the coding sequence ATGCCCGAGTTGCATCTTGATTGTCCAGCCGGGATCGCCGGCGACATGTTCCTGGCGGCCATGGCCGATCTGGGAGTGGATCTGGCCCCGTTGCGCGCAGCCTTCGCCAAGGCCGAAGTTGATGTCGAAATCACGGCCCTGGACGCCCAGGACAAGGGCATACGGGGCAAGCGCCTGGAGATTCTCGCTCCTCATGCCCAGCCCATGCGCCATCTGGCCGAGCTGACCGCGATTGTCCGCGCGCTACCGTTTTCGGAGCGGGTCCGGGAGCGGTCCGAGGACGCCCTGATACGCCTGGCCGAAGTGGAAGCCGGGGTGCATGGCTGCGCGGTGGCGGATGTTCATTTTCACGAGGTCGGGGCCGTGGACACCCTGGTCGACGTGGTCGGGGGGTTCTGGGCTCTGGAGACGCTGGGCATACGCCGCGTGACCTGCTCCCGCCTGCCCTGGTTTTCCGGCACGGTGCGCTGCGCCCACGGGCTCATGCCCCTGCCCGCCCCGGCGACCACGGTTCTTTTGCAGGGCAAACCCGTGTACCCGACGCAGTTTGAAGGGGAGCTGATCACGCCCACCGGGGCCTTGCTCCTGGACAGGATGGTCGATGAATTCACGTCGGGTCCGGCCGGGCACCTTGAACGGACCGGGCTGGGGCTTGGGACCATGGAACTGCCCACGGTCAATGGTCTGCGACTTTTGCTTTTGGCGGGGGATGGGCCCGGGCTGGAGCGGATCATGGTGCTGGAGACCAATGTCGACCACCTCACCGGCGAGGAGATAGGCGGGGTTTTCGGAGTCTTGCTTGATGCCGGGGCGCTGGATGTGCTGTTCCTGCCCGGAGTGATGAAGAAGAACCGGCCCGGCGGGCTGTTGCAGGTGCTCTGCAAACCCGAGGACCTGGCCCGTATCCGCGACCTGACCTTTGCCCAGACCATGACCCTTGGCCTGCGCATGACCGAGACAACCCGCGCCGTGCTGCCCCGCGCCGCGTCCGTTCGGGCCACGCCCTGGGGAGAGGTGAACGCCAAGGAGACGGAAATCGAAGGGCAGCGCTACGCCCGTCCCGAATTCGAGGCCTTGCAGGCCCTGGCCAAACGTACGGGCCGGTCCGTGGCCCAGCTGCGCTACCTGCTGGGCGAGGAGTAG
- a CDS encoding universal stress protein, with translation MDRHILLIVSDDSSSLQAVRFVAGFFAGQEKPHLTLLYVAPNPKAGLTESEIIQDYGNLSRREAQIKSLAQTALDRAEELLVSKHFPKANIHKKITFKQLGTANDIIQEGITGIYDAIALGRRGLSRLEELIDDSVSKQVFTTPMEIPLWICRSHEKPASSVLLCTDGSPASLRCADHVGFMLANAPEHEITLLHVACGSSPAVPEDAIAQARRMLEENGVASRRIHQKIITCSNIAEAILRVAREGEYGVLATGRTGRGESRTLHLLGSVSMNLLKHLESATLWICH, from the coding sequence ATGGACAGACATATTCTGCTGATCGTTAGCGACGACTCCAGCTCACTGCAAGCCGTGCGCTTCGTCGCCGGTTTCTTTGCCGGCCAAGAGAAACCGCACCTGACCCTGCTCTACGTCGCCCCCAATCCCAAGGCCGGATTGACCGAATCGGAGATCATCCAGGATTACGGAAACTTAAGCCGCAGGGAAGCCCAGATCAAGAGTCTGGCGCAGACCGCCCTCGACAGAGCCGAAGAACTATTGGTGAGCAAGCATTTCCCCAAAGCCAACATCCACAAGAAGATCACCTTCAAACAACTCGGCACGGCCAACGACATCATCCAGGAAGGCATCACCGGCATTTACGACGCCATCGCCCTGGGACGCAGGGGATTGTCGCGTCTGGAAGAATTGATCGACGACAGCGTAAGCAAGCAGGTCTTCACCACGCCCATGGAAATCCCCCTGTGGATCTGCCGCAGTCACGAGAAACCCGCATCCAGCGTGCTGCTCTGCACCGACGGTTCTCCCGCCAGCCTGCGCTGTGCCGACCATGTCGGCTTCATGCTCGCAAACGCCCCCGAACACGAAATCACCTTGCTGCACGTGGCCTGCGGCTCGTCTCCGGCAGTCCCGGAAGACGCCATCGCCCAGGCCCGGCGCATGCTTGAAGAAAACGGCGTTGCCAGCCGCCGCATTCATCAGAAGATCATCACATGTAGCAACATCGCGGAGGCCATCCTGCGCGTGGCCCGCGAAGGCGAATATGGAGTCCTGGCCACCGGACGCACGGGGCGGGGAGAAAGCAGGACCTTGCACCTCCTGGGCTCGGTCAGCATGAACCTGCTCAAGCACCTCGAATCCGCGACCTTGTGGATCTGCCATTAA
- a CDS encoding LL-diaminopimelate aminotransferase: MIRINENYTKLKASYLFADIARRVNAFQQASPDKKVIRLGIGDVTEPLPEAVVAAFHQGVDEMASAGTFRGYGPEQGYDFLRELIAKEDFQSRGADIAGDEIFVSDGAKCDTGNIQELFAGDTRIAIPDPVYPVYVDTNVMAGRTGANVDGRYEGLVYLDGTMENGFIPALPQEPVDLIYLCYPNNPTGATITKAQLKAWVDYARENKALILFDAAYEAFIRDPELPRSIYEIEGAREVAIEFRSLSKTAGFTGTRLAFTVVPKTCMAYDSQGNAHSLHAMWNRRHTTKFNGVSYPVQKAAAAVYSPEGKAQAKALVDHYLNNAAIIRKEMTALGYDCVGGENSPYVWIDGKMGSWEFFDMLLTKAAVVCTPGAGFGTCGEGYIRISAFNSLANVQEAMERLRSVLK, translated from the coding sequence ATGATCCGCATCAATGAAAATTATACGAAACTTAAAGCCTCCTATCTTTTCGCCGACATCGCCCGCCGCGTGAATGCCTTCCAGCAGGCAAGCCCCGACAAGAAGGTCATCCGCCTCGGTATCGGGGACGTGACCGAACCTTTGCCCGAAGCCGTGGTCGCGGCCTTTCATCAGGGCGTGGACGAGATGGCCAGCGCCGGAACCTTTCGCGGGTACGGCCCAGAGCAGGGTTATGACTTTTTGCGCGAACTTATCGCCAAAGAGGATTTCCAGTCTCGCGGGGCGGATATCGCCGGGGACGAGATCTTCGTCAGCGACGGAGCCAAATGCGACACGGGCAACATCCAGGAGCTCTTTGCCGGGGACACCCGCATCGCCATCCCGGATCCGGTCTATCCGGTCTACGTCGACACCAACGTCATGGCCGGCCGTACCGGTGCCAACGTGGACGGCCGCTACGAGGGGCTCGTCTATCTCGATGGGACCATGGAGAACGGGTTCATCCCTGCCCTGCCGCAGGAGCCCGTGGACCTGATCTACCTGTGTTACCCCAACAACCCCACGGGCGCGACCATCACCAAGGCCCAGCTCAAGGCCTGGGTGGATTATGCCCGCGAGAACAAGGCGCTGATCCTCTTTGACGCCGCCTACGAGGCCTTCATCCGCGACCCCGAGCTGCCCAGGTCCATCTACGAGATCGAAGGCGCGCGCGAGGTGGCCATCGAGTTCCGTTCCCTGTCCAAGACCGCCGGCTTCACGGGCACGCGCCTAGCCTTCACCGTGGTGCCCAAGACCTGCATGGCCTACGACAGCCAGGGTAACGCGCACAGCCTGCATGCCATGTGGAACCGCCGCCACACCACCAAGTTCAACGGCGTGTCCTATCCGGTGCAAAAAGCCGCGGCGGCCGTCTATTCGCCCGAGGGCAAGGCGCAGGCCAAGGCGCTGGTGGACCATTACCTGAACAACGCGGCCATCATCCGCAAGGAAATGACCGCGCTTGGCTATGATTGCGTGGGCGGGGAGAATTCTCCGTATGTCTGGATCGACGGCAAGATGGGTTCGTGGGAGTTTTTCGACATGCTGCTGACCAAGGCCGCCGTGGTCTGCACGCCGGGCGCGGGCTTCGGAACCTGCGGGGAAGGCTACATCCGTATCTCCGCGTTCAACAGTCTGGCCAACGTCCAGGAAGCCATGGAGCGGCTGCGCTCCGTTCTGAAGTAG
- a CDS encoding carbon-nitrogen hydrolase family protein, translating to MKIAAVQLSGLPGDVSGNLDKISAAVQTGAKASCRLLLFPEISDLGYDMPSIALAGRDWWPRVRDRLMALAREHDICLVCGVCLPGPDGLANALVAFGPTGDILARYRKIHLFTATDADETEVFSPGSEIVCFDFEGVRFGLSVCYDLRFPELYRVQALHGCQAMLLASAWPKRRIDIWQTLCAARALENQCFLLGANRIGDQGAFPFGGRSLFVTPGGEITLASADQEGVITGTVDLAELAAIRQNIPALAHRRPELYAKVVDNSTESL from the coding sequence ATGAAAATCGCCGCAGTTCAACTGTCCGGACTTCCAGGAGATGTCAGCGGCAATCTGGACAAGATCAGCGCTGCGGTCCAGACGGGGGCCAAAGCCTCCTGCCGCCTGCTGCTTTTCCCTGAAATCTCGGACCTCGGCTACGACATGCCGTCCATCGCCCTGGCCGGCCGCGACTGGTGGCCGCGGGTCCGGGACAGGCTCATGGCTCTGGCGCGGGAACATGACATCTGCCTGGTCTGCGGCGTGTGCCTGCCCGGGCCGGATGGACTGGCCAACGCGCTGGTCGCCTTCGGACCAACCGGCGACATACTGGCCCGGTACCGCAAAATCCATCTCTTCACGGCCACGGATGCCGACGAAACCGAAGTCTTCAGCCCCGGCAGCGAAATCGTCTGTTTCGATTTCGAGGGAGTCCGTTTCGGCCTCTCCGTGTGCTACGACCTGCGCTTTCCCGAACTGTACCGGGTGCAGGCCCTACACGGTTGCCAGGCCATGCTGCTGGCTTCGGCCTGGCCGAAGAGGCGCATCGACATCTGGCAGACGCTCTGCGCGGCCCGGGCGCTGGAAAACCAATGCTTTCTCCTGGGAGCAAACCGGATCGGCGACCAGGGGGCCTTCCCCTTCGGCGGCCGTTCCCTTTTCGTCACGCCTGGCGGCGAAATCACGCTGGCAAGCGCGGATCAAGAAGGTGTGATCACAGGCACGGTCGACCTGGCCGAACTTGCCGCCATCCGTCAAAACATCCCGGCCCTGGCTCATCGCCGCCCCGAGCTCTATGCCAAAGTCGTGGACAATTCGACAGAGAGCCTTTGA
- the murJ gene encoding murein biosynthesis integral membrane protein MurJ — protein MSTNRTIAKNASIVSGATMLSRVLGLVRDLIMAYALGASVLADAFFVAFRVPNLLRSLFAEGSLTMAFVPTFVKIRQSEGDTAAFTLARSIQFWLLIILGLLTIFVLLFPKAVTLLIASGFAAKRPELFELTASLVQICFPYILFISGVALCMGILNSMGHFLIPALAPCILNIVLIAASLLAINVGGNVAVYLAWGVLVAGIGQWLLQQPMLRSKGFSWVGPVEPTGPGVRRIGTLMLPTILGSAVYQINILISTGMASFLPEGSVSYLYYADRLFQFPLGVFGVAVGVATLPSLSLLAAPEKRAEFKDTLATSLGLTLFVNLPAAAGLAGLSLPLVDLLFGRGAFSDAAVHGTAMALLGYVIGLPAFSSVRSLASAYYALGDTRTPVRAAVGSLCVFVVAGYSGMQVLGHVGLALASSVSAWFNVVLLGFFLRRHCGAWFRLNRDLAISFFLSLVLLAGCWLSTRLGPVCLLFIPVWVALYMGAGLLLNVSQARLFADVLGRRLWRKRA, from the coding sequence GTGTCCACCAACCGAACCATCGCCAAGAACGCCTCCATCGTCTCCGGGGCCACCATGCTCAGTCGGGTGCTTGGGCTCGTGCGCGATTTGATCATGGCCTACGCCCTGGGCGCGTCCGTGCTGGCCGACGCCTTTTTTGTCGCCTTCCGCGTGCCCAACCTGCTCAGAAGCCTCTTCGCCGAAGGGTCCCTGACCATGGCCTTCGTGCCCACCTTCGTCAAAATCCGGCAGAGCGAGGGGGACACGGCCGCCTTCACCCTGGCCCGTTCCATCCAGTTCTGGCTGCTGATCATCCTGGGCCTGCTTACGATCTTTGTTCTGCTTTTTCCCAAGGCCGTGACCCTGCTCATCGCCTCCGGTTTCGCGGCCAAGCGGCCCGAGCTTTTCGAACTGACCGCGAGCCTGGTCCAGATCTGTTTTCCCTATATCCTGTTCATTTCCGGCGTGGCCCTGTGCATGGGCATTTTAAACAGCATGGGCCATTTTCTCATCCCCGCCCTGGCCCCGTGCATCCTCAATATCGTGCTCATCGCCGCGAGTCTCCTGGCCATCAATGTCGGCGGGAACGTGGCCGTGTACCTGGCCTGGGGCGTGCTCGTGGCCGGGATCGGGCAGTGGCTTCTGCAGCAGCCCATGCTGCGCTCCAAAGGCTTTTCCTGGGTCGGGCCGGTGGAACCGACCGGCCCCGGCGTGCGCCGCATCGGCACGCTCATGCTGCCCACCATTCTGGGTTCGGCCGTATACCAGATCAATATCCTCATCAGTACGGGCATGGCCTCCTTTCTGCCCGAGGGTTCCGTGTCGTATCTCTATTACGCGGACCGGCTGTTCCAGTTCCCTCTGGGCGTCTTCGGCGTGGCCGTGGGCGTGGCCACTCTGCCGTCGCTCTCCCTTTTGGCCGCGCCGGAGAAGCGCGCCGAGTTCAAGGACACCCTGGCCACATCCCTCGGCCTGACCCTGTTCGTGAACCTGCCCGCCGCCGCCGGCCTGGCCGGATTGTCACTGCCACTGGTCGATCTGCTCTTCGGGCGCGGGGCGTTCTCCGATGCCGCCGTGCACGGCACGGCCATGGCCCTGCTAGGCTATGTCATCGGCCTGCCCGCGTTTTCCAGCGTCCGCTCCCTGGCTTCGGCCTATTATGCGCTGGGCGACACCAGGACTCCCGTGCGCGCGGCCGTGGGCAGCCTGTGCGTTTTCGTGGTCGCGGGGTACTCAGGCATGCAGGTGCTGGGGCATGTGGGGCTGGCCCTGGCCTCGTCCGTTTCGGCCTGGTTCAACGTCGTGCTGCTGGGATTTTTTCTGCGGCGGCATTGCGGAGCGTGGTTCAGGCTCAACCGCGACCTGGCCATCTCTTTTTTCCTGAGCCTCGTCCTGCTCGCGGGATGCTGGCTGAGCACCCGTTTGGGGCCCGTCTGCCTGCTTTTCATCCCCGTCTGGGTAGCCCTGTACATGGGCGCGGGGTTGCTATTGAACGTAAGCCAGGCAAGGCTTTTCGCCGACGTGCTGGGGCGGCGGTTATGGCGCAAAAGGGCCTGA
- a CDS encoding CBS and ACT domain-containing protein produces MIIKDWMTKDVITVDPETSMMRAAKLMKEKGIRRLPVVDDKGKVLGMLSDRDVKEASPSKATTLDVHELYYLLSEIKVKNIMTPSPLTIRETDTVVKCAAIMHDKKISGLPVLNDKDELVGIMTQNEVYSVLLSITGIYHGGVQIGIKLTDERGSLKEVLDCIRGHKARISSILTSYDKVEKGYRQVFIRIMDMDKSALNELQKELTEKYNLTFWVRDNIN; encoded by the coding sequence ATGATCATAAAAGATTGGATGACCAAGGACGTTATCACCGTGGATCCCGAAACCTCCATGATGAGAGCGGCCAAGCTGATGAAGGAAAAAGGCATCCGCCGCCTGCCCGTGGTCGACGACAAAGGCAAGGTGCTCGGGATGCTCAGCGACCGCGACGTGAAGGAAGCCTCGCCCTCCAAGGCCACGACCCTTGACGTACACGAGCTTTACTACCTGCTCTCCGAAATCAAGGTCAAAAACATCATGACCCCAAGCCCCCTGACCATCAGGGAAACGGACACGGTGGTGAAGTGCGCGGCCATCATGCACGACAAGAAAATCTCCGGCCTGCCCGTGTTGAACGACAAGGACGAACTGGTCGGCATCATGACCCAGAACGAGGTCTACAGCGTGCTCTTAAGCATCACCGGCATCTACCACGGCGGCGTGCAGATCGGCATCAAACTGACCGACGAGCGCGGCAGCCTGAAGGAAGTGCTTGACTGCATCCGCGGACACAAGGCCCGCATCAGTTCCATCCTCACCTCCTACGACAAGGTCGAGAAGGGCTATCGCCAGGTCTTCATTCGCATCATGGACATGGACAAGTCCGCGCTGAACGAGCTGCAGAAAGAATTGACCGAAAAATACAACCTGACCTTCTGGGTCCGGGACAACATCAACTAA
- a CDS encoding tRNA1(Val) (adenine(37)-N6)-methyltransferase, whose product MTAAAVDQARRNFPRGLSQPESGFRFSMDALLLAAFAGREQVRGRVLDLGTGCGVVGLGLALDHPDFFGIGLDLNPDMLCHARENACRLGFAERFALLRADACGPWGFAPESMDLVLSNPPYRDPGRGRICPDAARTLARFERRAELKDFVRAAAYLLRNRKSCVFIHLAERVDELLDLLRASRLQPKEVLFVHQRQDTTARLVLVRSLKNGGPGLTVQPPLILHEGRGGETRLSAAALSFCPRLACNAGSTNRNSRTNGGNSESSGT is encoded by the coding sequence ATGACAGCTGCGGCCGTGGATCAGGCCCGGCGGAATTTTCCGCGCGGGCTCTCCCAGCCGGAGTCGGGTTTCCGTTTTTCCATGGACGCGCTGTTGCTGGCCGCTTTTGCCGGACGGGAGCAGGTGCGCGGCAGGGTCCTTGATCTGGGAACCGGATGCGGGGTGGTGGGGCTTGGCTTGGCCCTTGACCACCCCGATTTTTTTGGGATCGGCTTGGACCTTAATCCGGACATGCTGTGCCATGCCCGCGAAAATGCCTGTCGTCTGGGTTTCGCGGAGCGCTTCGCCCTGCTTCGGGCCGACGCGTGCGGGCCATGGGGATTTGCGCCCGAAAGCATGGATCTGGTGCTCTCGAATCCGCCGTACCGTGATCCGGGCCGGGGGCGGATCTGTCCGGACGCGGCCAGGACTTTGGCGCGTTTCGAACGCCGGGCCGAGCTTAAGGATTTTGTTCGCGCCGCCGCGTATCTGCTGCGCAACCGCAAGAGCTGCGTCTTCATTCATCTGGCCGAGCGGGTCGATGAGTTGCTGGATTTGCTGCGCGCCTCCCGGCTTCAGCCCAAGGAGGTGCTGTTCGTGCATCAGCGTCAGGATACAACGGCCCGGCTGGTGCTTGTGCGCAGCCTCAAGAACGGCGGGCCGGGCCTGACGGTGCAGCCGCCCTTGATCCTGCACGAGGGCCGGGGCGGCGAGACGCGCCTGAGCGCAGCGGCACTGTCTTTTTGTCCGCGTCTGGCTTGCAACGCAGGCTCCACAAACAGGAATTCCCGCACAAATGGCGGGAATTCCGAAAGCTCTGGAACCTGA
- a CDS encoding YaiI/YqxD family protein codes for MAETPLRIWVDADACPRVIKDILYRAAERRKIRLILVANSRFPVPKSEFIDFMQVGAGFDKADLAIVEQARSGDLVITTDIPLAAGVIEKGGLGLSPRGELFTPDNIRSRLTMRDFLDEMRGSGVMTGGPSALGARDRQEFANQLDRLLTGRGY; via the coding sequence ATGGCCGAGACACCACTACGCATCTGGGTCGACGCCGACGCCTGCCCCAGAGTCATAAAAGACATCCTCTACCGCGCGGCCGAACGGCGCAAAATCCGCCTGATTCTGGTGGCCAACTCGCGCTTCCCTGTCCCCAAATCGGAATTCATAGATTTCATGCAGGTCGGCGCGGGCTTCGACAAGGCGGACCTGGCCATCGTGGAGCAGGCGCGAAGCGGAGATCTGGTCATCACCACCGACATCCCGCTGGCCGCCGGGGTCATCGAGAAGGGGGGCCTCGGCCTGAGCCCCCGGGGCGAACTGTTCACGCCGGACAATATCCGCAGCCGCCTGACCATGCGCGATTTTCTGGACGAGATGCGCGGCAGTGGAGTCATGACCGGCGGGCCATCCGCCCTTGGCGCCAGGGATCGGCAGGAGTTCGCCAACCAGTTGGACCGGCTGCTCACCGGGCGGGGATACTGA
- a CDS encoding transglutaminase domain-containing protein: protein MNTARLLTFLVLLAILGGCAGRQPGPGITTPLSITDAANPNSGELNAFEQMYAGDTDKSLAARFLLDNLPPADRLSMSADELSENLDYAFLARASMPWGETVPWDTFLHYVLPHRASQEPFEPHRAMLFKELAPLCATAGSMEEALALVGEWCAQRAEYRSTSRRDLGVMSILDAGYGRCEETNILFLAAARAVGLPVRQAMVPWWQHTDGNHAWVEAWTKDGWKFLESGTEFSALNQTWFAAQAPRMAKVVAYAFGQPEDPSVYRTGTGFALLDNTAAYTRGTTVQVSVRLADDQPAPGRDVFFSVYSLGGFRPVTKAVTNDDGMARVILGPGIFFASCAAEDGLAWTLLDTRDMDETRVRLQAGSPRALPESVRFSHPGPAQNAFKATTSPKLARLRKERARRWEPFLRDLPSALQESLPLAGERAPLWLRLLRQPQGPATPWILPLMTGLDDKDLLQADPETLPRDIELAVDAREASAKAGLSYDDETFTRFVLSPRLHLEPWSSWRAQLHPWVKKSIALPLARKVQSIREDIDKLPILPQTLFGPPLTPLQTLQGGFCASNSDKAVLATAALRTMGVPARCEIDFGGVEYFDGTDWQFWEMQTAAPASGALHVTGGNDVQPLKDFGVTRIEDGHLRALDDLPWKETQGVLTCAMQPGNYLLLEPKRENDGVLVRLIPFNVADKETTVVQIGAE from the coding sequence ATGAACACCGCACGACTTCTCACATTTCTCGTCCTTCTGGCCATTCTCGGGGGCTGCGCCGGGCGGCAGCCTGGTCCGGGCATCACCACGCCGCTCTCCATCACCGACGCCGCCAATCCCAACTCCGGTGAGTTGAACGCTTTCGAGCAGATGTATGCCGGGGACACAGACAAATCCCTCGCCGCCCGGTTTCTGCTCGACAACCTGCCCCCGGCCGACAGATTGTCCATGAGCGCCGACGAGTTAAGCGAAAATCTGGACTACGCCTTCCTGGCGCGTGCATCCATGCCCTGGGGCGAAACCGTGCCTTGGGACACATTTCTGCACTATGTCCTGCCTCACCGCGCCAGCCAGGAGCCTTTCGAGCCCCACCGGGCCATGCTTTTCAAGGAGCTGGCCCCGCTGTGCGCCACAGCCGGGAGCATGGAAGAAGCGCTTGCGCTCGTGGGAGAGTGGTGCGCGCAAAGGGCTGAATATCGTTCCACCTCCCGCCGCGACCTCGGCGTCATGTCCATCCTCGACGCCGGATACGGACGCTGCGAGGAGACCAACATCCTCTTCCTGGCGGCAGCCCGCGCCGTGGGTCTGCCCGTGCGCCAAGCCATGGTTCCGTGGTGGCAGCACACCGACGGCAACCATGCCTGGGTCGAAGCCTGGACAAAAGACGGCTGGAAATTCCTGGAAAGCGGGACTGAATTCTCCGCCCTGAACCAGACCTGGTTCGCGGCCCAAGCCCCCCGCATGGCCAAGGTCGTGGCCTATGCCTTTGGCCAGCCTGAGGACCCGTCAGTCTACCGTACGGGCACCGGCTTCGCCCTGCTCGACAACACGGCCGCCTATACACGAGGCACGACGGTTCAGGTCAGCGTGCGTCTGGCGGACGATCAGCCAGCTCCCGGGCGAGACGTCTTCTTCAGCGTCTATTCCCTGGGCGGATTCAGGCCCGTGACCAAGGCCGTCACCAACGACGACGGCATGGCCAGGGTCATCCTCGGCCCCGGCATCTTTTTCGCGTCATGCGCCGCTGAAGACGGACTCGCCTGGACCCTGCTCGACACCCGGGACATGGACGAAACGCGCGTCCGCCTCCAGGCAGGCTCTCCCCGCGCGCTCCCCGAGTCCGTCAGGTTTTCTCATCCAGGCCCAGCCCAAAACGCCTTCAAGGCCACCACCAGCCCAAAGCTCGCGCGGCTGCGCAAAGAGCGGGCCCGGCGCTGGGAACCATTCCTGCGCGACCTGCCGTCCGCACTGCAGGAAAGCCTGCCCCTGGCGGGCGAACGCGCGCCACTTTGGCTGCGTCTGCTGCGGCAGCCGCAAGGCCCGGCCACGCCCTGGATTTTGCCCCTGATGACCGGTCTCGACGACAAGGACCTCTTACAGGCCGACCCCGAGACCCTGCCCCGAGACATCGAACTTGCCGTCGACGCCAGAGAGGCTTCGGCCAAGGCCGGACTTTCCTATGATGACGAGACCTTCACTCGCTTCGTGCTCTCACCTCGCCTGCACCTTGAACCCTGGTCGTCCTGGCGCGCTCAGCTGCACCCATGGGTGAAGAAATCCATCGCCCTGCCCCTTGCCAGAAAAGTGCAATCCATCCGGGAAGATATAGACAAACTCCCCATTCTGCCGCAGACCCTCTTCGGCCCGCCCCTGACCCCGCTGCAGACTCTTCAGGGCGGCTTCTGCGCCTCGAATTCGGACAAAGCGGTGCTGGCCACGGCAGCCTTGCGCACCATGGGCGTTCCGGCCCGCTGCGAAATCGATTTTGGCGGCGTGGAGTATTTTGACGGGACGGATTGGCAATTCTGGGAAATGCAGACCGCCGCACCGGCCAGCGGCGCTCTGCACGTCACGGGCGGCAACGACGTGCAGCCCTTGAAGGATTTTGGCGTGACCAGAATCGAGGACGGGCATCTGCGCGCCCTCGACGACCTGCCCTGGAAGGAAACCCAGGGCGTCCTGACTTGCGCCATGCAGCCTGGCAACTACCTGCTGCTTGAACCCAAGCGCGAGAACGACGGGGTATTGGTGCGCCTGATTCCTTTCAACGTCGCGGACAAAGAGACAACGGTCGTTCAAATCGGGGCGGAGTAG
- a CDS encoding aspartate kinase, whose product MALVVQKYGGSSVATPDKIRDLARRIVARHESGDKVVVVVSAMGKSTDALVSQARELAQIPDPREMDMLVSAGERISIAMMSIAINGIRPGLAMSFTGSQIGLITDCNHGDARVLEVKGDRLREALDQGRIAVVAGFQGVSTTREITTLGRGGSDTTAVAVAAALAADVCEIYSDVDGVYTSDPRLAPSARLLDTVDYETMLEMSAAGAKVLKDDAVEYARRLGVRIAAGSSSSGLIGTIVSSENLNRDTLQAMVYNDRLRWVAFGAGVPLPPDCRLCQSVEGRSVVVVDEKHAGAMEGVPCVSLSLIGARVAAQRERVGEVLARLEEVGNRVLAISSTSSKYEIFLEDPLPPAQVSAIHDMLFV is encoded by the coding sequence ATGGCTCTGGTCGTTCAGAAATACGGTGGCAGCAGCGTGGCCACTCCGGACAAGATCCGGGATCTGGCGCGGCGCATCGTGGCCCGGCACGAGAGCGGCGACAAGGTGGTCGTGGTGGTCTCGGCCATGGGCAAGAGCACCGACGCGCTGGTCAGCCAGGCCCGGGAGCTGGCCCAGATCCCTGATCCGCGCGAAATGGACATGCTCGTGTCGGCAGGGGAGCGCATTTCCATAGCCATGATGAGCATCGCCATAAACGGTATCAGGCCCGGCCTGGCAATGTCCTTCACCGGCTCGCAGATCGGACTGATCACCGACTGCAATCACGGGGACGCACGGGTTCTGGAGGTCAAGGGCGACCGCCTGCGCGAAGCCCTGGATCAGGGCCGCATCGCCGTGGTGGCCGGTTTCCAGGGCGTGTCCACGACACGGGAGATCACCACCCTTGGCCGGGGCGGCTCAGACACCACGGCCGTGGCGGTGGCGGCGGCCTTGGCGGCCGATGTGTGCGAGATCTATTCGGATGTGGACGGGGTCTACACCTCGGACCCGCGCCTTGCGCCCTCGGCCCGCCTTCTGGACACCGTGGACTACGAGACCATGCTCGAGATGTCCGCCGCCGGAGCCAAGGTCTTGAAGGACGACGCCGTGGAGTATGCCCGCCGTCTGGGAGTGCGCATCGCCGCCGGGTCGAGCAGTTCCGGTCTGATCGGAACCATCGTTTCCAGCGAGAACCTGAACCGCGACACCCTGCAGGCCATGGTCTACAATGACCGGCTACGCTGGGTCGCGTTCGGGGCCGGCGTGCCGCTGCCGCCGGACTGTCGCCTGTGCCAGTCCGTGGAGGGACGAAGCGTAGTGGTCGTGGACGAAAAGCACGCCGGGGCCATGGAAGGAGTCCCGTGCGTAAGTCTGTCTCTCATCGGTGCGCGCGTGGCTGCCCAGCGTGAGCGGGTCGGCGAGGTTCTGGCGCGGCTGGAGGAAGTGGGAAACCGCGTCCTGGCCATCAGCAGCACGTCCTCGAAGTATGAGATTTTTCTTGAAGATCCGCTTCCACCTGCCCAGGTTTCCGCTATTCACGACATGCTTTTCGTCTGA